From the genome of Flavobacterium ovatum, one region includes:
- a CDS encoding sulfatase: MKFGTIVLAAISMLSVGCQSQKKKVITNSDKPNILIIFPDQLRRYSAGFWSEPGYKEYVIGKSDPVYTPNIDLLAKNGVVVTKGISNFPLCSPYRGMLMSGMYPEQNGIWNNCIKGRTENLKDEVQAIPDLFLKAGYNTSYFGKTHWHITEPLFDKKGNYVGTDKEPGGNYVNTYDTYVPNGRPRHGIEYFYQSVKDDHYNPHIYSNDPGAIEGKKDGELHLPKVFSPKNEAAKIVDYLRNSRGQRDTSKPFCMMWALNPPHSPWDDGNTDMETLKEYYDTDKFPKIDHSLVVRDNASLEVAKYARNYFANVTSTDKYIGIVLDELKKMGVLDNTIVIFTSDHGEMLGSHDDEGKNVIEMEAMAIPLIVHWPKGLKKGIVDVLFSAPDVLPTVMGLAGLKTEIPAEVQGLNLADILENPLATKLKKPESLLLMLSHSRGVLTDRYTLCVNENKKATKELGETFFYDNLKDPYQFKKISLKDEPEVAKELLVQLGIKLKMANDPWYKTKKFSSLIPYPKNK; the protein is encoded by the coding sequence ATGAAATTTGGAACCATAGTTTTAGCAGCAATAAGTATGTTGTCAGTAGGCTGTCAATCTCAAAAAAAGAAAGTAATCACAAACTCGGATAAACCTAATATTTTAATCATCTTTCCAGATCAATTGCGCCGTTATAGCGCTGGATTTTGGTCGGAACCAGGCTATAAAGAATATGTAATTGGAAAATCAGATCCTGTTTATACACCAAATATCGATCTGTTGGCCAAAAATGGTGTGGTTGTAACTAAAGGGATTAGTAATTTTCCGTTGTGTAGTCCGTATCGAGGTATGCTGATGTCTGGAATGTATCCTGAACAAAATGGAATTTGGAATAACTGCATTAAAGGGCGTACAGAGAATTTAAAAGACGAGGTACAAGCCATTCCTGATTTATTTTTAAAGGCAGGATATAATACATCGTACTTCGGAAAAACGCATTGGCATATTACCGAACCATTATTCGATAAAAAAGGAAATTATGTGGGGACGGACAAAGAACCTGGTGGGAATTACGTAAATACTTATGATACCTATGTGCCTAATGGAAGACCCCGTCACGGGATAGAATATTTTTACCAATCTGTAAAAGACGATCATTATAATCCTCATATTTATTCGAATGATCCTGGGGCAATTGAGGGTAAAAAAGATGGTGAATTGCATTTGCCAAAAGTGTTTTCACCTAAAAATGAAGCTGCTAAAATTGTAGATTATTTACGCAATAGTAGAGGGCAAAGAGACACTTCAAAACCCTTTTGTATGATGTGGGCACTCAACCCTCCACATAGCCCATGGGATGATGGGAATACCGATATGGAAACTTTAAAAGAATATTATGATACCGATAAATTCCCGAAAATAGACCATTCTTTGGTGGTGCGTGATAATGCAAGTTTGGAAGTGGCCAAATATGCACGTAATTATTTTGCCAATGTCACTAGTACCGATAAATATATCGGAATTGTTTTGGACGAACTCAAAAAAATGGGAGTATTGGACAATACTATCGTGATTTTTACCTCAGATCATGGTGAAATGTTAGGGAGCCATGATGATGAAGGCAAGAATGTTATCGAAATGGAAGCTATGGCAATTCCGCTAATTGTACATTGGCCGAAAGGCTTAAAAAAAGGAATTGTAGACGTTTTGTTCAGTGCACCAGATGTATTGCCCACAGTGATGGGATTGGCTGGATTGAAAACTGAAATTCCAGCTGAAGTACAAGGACTGAATCTTGCCGATATACTTGAAAATCCGCTGGCAACTAAACTCAAAAAACCAGAATCACTATTGTTGATGCTTTCACATTCTCGTGGTGTCTTGACAGATAGGTACACGCTTTGTGTGAACGAAAATAAAAAAGCCACCAAAGAATTGGGTGAAACCTTTTTCTATGACAATTTGAAAGATCCGTACCAATTCAAAAAAATTAGTTTGAAGGACGAACCAGAAGTTGCCAAAGAATTATTAGTCCAATTGGGTATTAAATTAAAAATGGCTAACGACCCTTGGTACAAAACCAAAAAATTCAGTTCGCTAATTCCATATCCAAAAAATAAATAA
- a CDS encoding family 43 glycosylhydrolase — protein MFKKCLYILLLLVLTHCQSSKQMDAMQTTVCNPMDLNYRFSLDGVSRREGADPTVVLYQDEYYLFASKSGGYWNSKDLIHWDFITSTDLPFEDYAPTAVVIKNTLYFMASNNKAPISIYKTTNPKSGKWDVANANFPIAMTDPDLFLDDDRLYLYYGCSNVDPIYAVELDLKTLNPISKPIECFNSNKAIYGWEQYGDYNDQPGNPWIEGAWMNKYKGKYYLQYAGPGTRFKSYSDGLYVADHPLGPFTIAKHNPISIKPEGFATGAGHGSTFEDKYGNFWHIATMVLTVKDKFERRLGLFPAFFDKDGVLATYTTFGDFPIRIPTKKVSQPEALFPEWMLLSYGKPISVSSEIEGHEKNNASDEEIRTYWSAKTGNLGEWISIDLQKEAVVKAVQINYAENDTHLYGYNSNQKHQYLLEYSVDNKNWKTAVDNRKNQKDVPHDYVQLAKSIKARYLKLTNYSVPDGTFALADFRIFGNAQGKSPAAETDFSIIRNSADKRAVTLQWKPQNDAIGHNVRYGIAPDKLYHTYQVLNKKEITIRTLNANQTYYFTVDAFNENGIAKGTKVVELR, from the coding sequence ATGTTCAAAAAATGCTTGTATATTCTGCTACTTTTAGTATTGACACACTGCCAATCTTCCAAGCAAATGGATGCTATGCAAACTACCGTTTGTAACCCAATGGATCTCAACTATAGATTCAGTTTAGACGGTGTTTCCCGTCGCGAAGGAGCCGACCCAACTGTAGTTTTGTATCAGGATGAATATTATCTATTTGCATCAAAATCGGGTGGGTATTGGAATTCAAAAGATTTAATTCACTGGGATTTTATTACTTCTACTGACTTGCCTTTTGAGGATTATGCCCCTACGGCTGTCGTTATTAAGAATACTTTGTACTTTATGGCTTCTAATAATAAAGCACCGATATCGATTTATAAAACTACCAATCCTAAATCTGGAAAATGGGATGTGGCCAATGCCAATTTTCCTATAGCCATGACCGATCCAGACTTGTTTTTGGACGATGACCGACTGTATTTGTATTACGGCTGCTCAAATGTAGATCCCATTTATGCAGTTGAGTTGGATTTGAAAACACTAAATCCCATTTCGAAACCGATTGAATGTTTTAATAGTAACAAAGCCATTTATGGGTGGGAACAATATGGAGACTATAACGATCAACCGGGGAATCCGTGGATCGAAGGTGCTTGGATGAACAAATACAAAGGCAAATATTACCTGCAGTATGCTGGACCTGGAACACGTTTCAAGAGTTATAGTGACGGATTGTACGTTGCCGATCATCCTCTAGGTCCTTTTACAATAGCCAAACACAATCCTATTTCAATTAAACCAGAGGGATTTGCAACAGGAGCGGGTCACGGCAGCACGTTTGAAGATAAGTACGGTAATTTTTGGCATATTGCCACGATGGTACTCACCGTCAAAGATAAGTTTGAACGACGATTAGGACTCTTTCCAGCATTTTTTGATAAGGATGGCGTTTTGGCTACTTATACGACTTTTGGTGATTTTCCCATTCGAATTCCAACTAAAAAAGTTAGTCAGCCCGAAGCATTATTTCCAGAATGGATGTTGCTATCTTATGGAAAACCGATTTCGGTTTCATCAGAAATTGAAGGACATGAAAAAAACAACGCTTCCGACGAAGAAATTAGAACGTATTGGAGTGCCAAAACTGGAAATTTAGGAGAATGGATTAGCATTGATCTACAAAAAGAAGCTGTTGTAAAAGCCGTACAAATTAACTATGCCGAAAACGACACTCATTTGTATGGATACAATTCCAATCAAAAACACCAATATCTTTTAGAATATTCAGTAGATAATAAAAATTGGAAGACAGCTGTCGATAATCGTAAAAATCAAAAGGATGTGCCCCATGATTACGTTCAGTTAGCCAAATCTATAAAAGCACGTTATTTAAAATTAACTAATTATTCGGTTCCTGATGGTACCTTTGCATTAGCCGATTTTAGGATTTTTGGTAATGCTCAAGGCAAAAGCCCCGCTGCTGAAACCGATTTTAGTATCATTAGAAATTCAGCAGACAAAAGAGCGGTAACCCTACAATGGAAACCCCAAAATGATGCTATAGGACATAATGTGAGGTACGGAATAGCTCCCGATAAGTTGTATCATACCTACCAAGTTTTGAACAAAAAGGAGATAACGATTAGAACTTTAAATGCAAATCAAACCTACTATTTTACAGTTGATGCCTTTAATGAAAATGGAATTGCGAAAGGAACAAAAGTGGTTGAGCTAAGATAA
- a CDS encoding DUF1080 domain-containing protein, with product MKFKNLSQIATILVILLVSFFSNAQSKETGFVSLFNGENLDGWYLKIKNGDADLAKKVYAVENGMVHVFKDFPKEYELNTGVNATHGLFYTNKKYSRFIFKFEYKWGTGIANNFAQFQYDAGMYYHVVDDKIWPKGIEYQVRYDQTKNRNHTGDYWANGLKWYSKDSTTFCLPSAGGQAVLGHKGEHLASQNVKFNALNNKWNKCEVIVMGDKYSIHKLNGKIVNMATDLPFSEGVIGLQSETAEIYYRNIEIKEFDEIVPMEKFLK from the coding sequence ATGAAATTTAAAAATCTATCTCAAATTGCCACTATTCTAGTTATATTATTAGTTTCCTTTTTTAGTAACGCACAGTCAAAAGAGACTGGTTTTGTAAGTCTTTTTAATGGAGAAAATCTCGATGGTTGGTATTTGAAAATAAAAAATGGTGATGCCGATTTGGCAAAAAAAGTATATGCTGTAGAAAACGGTATGGTGCATGTATTCAAGGATTTTCCTAAGGAATACGAATTGAATACTGGTGTAAATGCAACACATGGTTTATTCTATACCAATAAAAAATACAGTAGATTTATTTTTAAGTTCGAATACAAATGGGGAACAGGAATCGCCAATAATTTTGCTCAATTTCAGTACGATGCCGGAATGTATTACCACGTTGTTGATGACAAAATATGGCCAAAAGGTATTGAATACCAAGTTCGTTACGATCAGACTAAAAACAGGAATCATACCGGTGATTATTGGGCTAATGGATTGAAATGGTACTCGAAAGACAGTACGACTTTCTGTTTGCCATCGGCAGGAGGACAGGCTGTTTTGGGGCACAAAGGAGAACACCTTGCCTCACAAAATGTAAAGTTTAATGCACTAAACAACAAATGGAACAAATGCGAAGTGATTGTGATGGGTGATAAATATTCAATTCACAAGCTAAATGGCAAAATCGTTAATATGGCTACCGATCTGCCATTCAGCGAGGGAGTAATTGGTTTGCAATCGGAAACAGCTGAAATTTATTACCGTAACATTGAAATTAAAGAATTTGATGAAATTGTTCCGATGGAAAAATTTCTTAAATAA